The genomic region GCAACTTCACACGGATCTCGTCCCCGTGTTTCTGGTAAATAGTATTTCGTTAGCAGGAAGACCAGCAGACATGTCGCCGAGAATGGGAGGAATACGAAAGCGCCCCAGGCGTTCTGTAACGATGGAAAGGCCATGCCGACAGTAAAATTGCACGTCCAAGAAGATAAGCTGCCCATCGACATGGCCACCGAGCGAGGTGCAACTTCGAAGATCTCTGttagaaagaaataaatatacatatatatttaatgtaattaaattttttactattgGTAACTTAGTAATAGTAACATAATTAAATGGATAGTTTAAGATAAATATGTAACTCATTTGACAGAATGAAGGCTGAAATGCCACCAAATCACGAAAGATTATTTTTCTCGACCGAACTTATAGATAATTTGTCAACGTTAATTGAGCTGATTTGTCTACTAATGTAAAGGTAATTTGCAAGTAATAATTTCAGCTCATTACGCATGATAAAGGTTTTGAACTTTCCTGGTTTTAGCAAGATGGCGAATAATGTGCCACTGCGTTTCAAACTATTCAGTTTCTGcacctaaaattttcaaatttgactCCAACTATAAATAGTTATTATATCtattatgttttaaatttactttaaacgCTATTTCTGTACAGTCTCACGCAATCACGTGCACAGTATTTATTAAGAGCACAAAGTCTACAGACAAGTTATAGAATTGAATCATTCggaaagcaattaaattttcttctcGGAAAACACCGCTTGCATGAATGGTCACACAAATTGACTCACATTTCTTCATCCATAGGCCACAAAACACACTAGAAGCTAAAAATAAAACGTGACTTCGTTAAAATTAAATCACGTGTATCACACAAAGGCTGTAAAAACAATGCAGGCGATCCaattgaattcaattaaaaataaacttaacaCCGAACGCCTTACTCTTTAGGTCAATAACTTAATTTCATTACTGAAACTGTGCTGTCGTATCGAATGTCGTCACATTTAAACGTTATTGTTTGAGATGGCTTGTGGCAATGAGTAAACACTGATTGCCCTTTAGTgattcaattaaaaaacaatatatattatataatatatgtatgtatatgtgtatgtgcataaattCATTTTGTATAGAAACTATTAATactcatacacacatgcaaaaaGTGTATGTGAAGAGGCTTCATAATACACACCTGAGCCAATGAAGTATGGTATAGGTCCCAAACCTATTTGATAAAAGAAGATGTATCCCATAATACACACAATACACAGTATGGGAAACCAACTTGAGGTATCCTATAATGAAAATGAGTTTATTCAATGACACGTcatcaaatttgtattggcaaTCCACACAAACTTACtatgtaatataaaacaaaagcaatagcGAAGAGGAAAAGAGAACAAATTCCGCTGGAAAACATCATCAATGGGCGACGATTTAGCTTAGACATCAGCATAGGTCCCAAAAAGGCCACAAGCAAATTCAGACAACCAGCGCCCAAATTCGCCCATTCCGCATCAGTTGTGGAAAGACCGGCTTTCTTAAATATTGATACTGAATAATAGAATATCTGTTGGAAATGATACATTACTTATTAGTAAGTTGATTCATtcaattgtttaattatttatctCTTACAGCATTAATTCCAGACAATTGTTGACCACCATGAAACGAGCAAACAATGATTAATGGCAACAATAATGTCGGATCTTTCAGCACCGAAAAGAAACTGCTCGTTTGTACTTTAGTACTCATTTCTGCATCCATCTCATCAATTTCATGCTTAATTACGAGGGCCGCATTGGGTCCTTTGCATAGGCGACGAAGTTCAGATCGAGCCAGCTCCTGGTCGTTGCGCACTATGTAAAGGTATTTTGGGCTCTCTGGAAAATAGTAAGCAGGCAAGTAGCATACAGCCACTAAAATGATGTAAAAACTTAGAGCATAATGCCAGAGTTGCTCGGTGCCGAAAATATGGCGCAAACTAAAGACTTGTCCAACCACAACGCCACCGGTCACACCCATCGAGCACAAGACACCAAAGGTTCCGCGTAAGGCTAGTGGTGCAATCTCTGTAAGGTACATTGGTAGTACGGCTGTGGTCAGACCAGATCCAAGACCGACTATCAAACGGCCAAGTAAAAGCATTTCTACGGAGACAGCAGCGCgacagaaaaagaaaaggaTTGCACCCAACGTAAAAAGTCCACCGCTTATTAGCAAACAACCTTTcctgaaataaaaagaattaatttactgtctgttattttgaaagtaatttttttagtttaatatacaaacttaaaaaattaaagaaaacataataaacaaaattcgaTAATATTATACTAAAAGCGAAAAACCTAGCATACCTCCAAGCCTCAATAATTGTATGCTTCAAAAATACTACTTTCAAACATGGTTAACATGGTATTTTATGTTGACTACTAGTAAATTGAAATGGAAATGTGAATTATGAGTAAGGGGGACAAAATATAAACATGAAGTGGTGAGGACCAATTTATACCgatattagaaaatataatgttgttaagagatcgtctcagtgtgaaattttcgagaaatcgattttttttgttgcattatcggaaACTATACCTATAATAAACATACTCTTTTTCtcattttgaaatcaaaattcaaattattattcattacagcgtttcttgtagaaagggaacagagtgggaacatagcgactccaatctttaaacgcgtttttctcagaatggtattttccaaaacggtttccactgtcaaaggaagagttttgaagatatctagttccaatttggagagaacatcattctctatcgtgctatggaagcttttattttttttttatcttcctATTTTTTCAAACCGCCggcattttgtcaaatttcaaaaaaaacaaaaaatcttctGTGGCGCGATAGCGACTTTCCcacagattaataatctttttgaaatctTTGTTTTTTGATCAAAACTGCGGCCGCAATCGTGGACATTGTACAGGACCTTTTTTTACGTGTCTTttctacaatttatttaactactATACGCttaataaacaaacataaaaaaatcattttgtattcgtcatgaatgtatttatttattaaaaaaaatatatattagttaattccaacattaaaaaaaacgcgaaaatcagtgatttttcggatggccacactgagacgatcccttaataCTCTCATTTTTACCACTTCATTATTCGATTCTTTTTCGTTGTTATTAGCAAATCTATTGGTAAGCAACTAACCTGCCAAATTTATTGGCTGCTTTAGCTCCTCCAAGCGAGCCAACCGCTCCGCCTATCAGGAAAATTGATACTACAGATGACCAGAGCAAATCTAAACCAGAAGCACTCAGATTAGAACCGTATCGATGGTGTAAAGTCTCATTACACCAAATTTTTATAAGCtgcacaataaaaatataaaataataataatatgaaagcAACATAaatcgaaaagaaaaaataaaattacacttataaacataaatattaactTACCGATGCTGGAGCATTGATAACACCAATACAGTAACCCACCGGAACCGCAGCCCCGAAAGTAGTAGCGAATCCCACCAATGCTAACAAAGCGCTCCATTGTGGTTTCTACAAGtacataaagtttatatttaaattagacTTAAAAGTGTAACACTTTTCTGTTAGGAATATccaatgtttttaataatagagTCAATAATTTCCTTGATTTAGCATTCTGTTAAGTAAATTTTGCATTGATCAGATATTTACATAAAGAACGCATTGTTATGAATATTGGAACATATAGTCAACATCGACATATACTTTGATACACGGTAAAGTAAAGCTCTTGGTGTGTCCAAGAGTAGTTTGTTACGTTAAAACTGGGAATTACATCATAATGTagatttttgaattgaaatcaaatctatgtacatacatatatcatccttatatgtatgtatatagtacaggCTTGGGCGTAATCTGTGTCCACCCTATTTGTCAatcttttattttctaatatactGATATTTATTGCTTGCACTCACTCAAGgcctttaaaaatttaatcgtGATACTAGTtacgattttttaataatattttatatacatacatacatatgtatgtatgacaaaattacttttgattaaACCAAAATTGCCTTTCACAAAAATACAGATATTTtagaacgtacatacatatatgaggttAAAGTAGCATCATTAATTTCACTAAGAGGCAGCAGGAAAAGCACATAACAGAAACATTGGCGAAATCACATAAATATTATGCTATAATTTTTTGACTAATTCAATAATTCAAACGTTATCTCTTGCGTAGGTAATTTGGGGTTATCTCGATGTTGATCAATAATTGTGCAGTAATGATAACATCCACGATAAATTGTTAAGATTATAAATCGGAAACACAGTACTACAGTAgtaatacatacgtacatatccTCACCTGAAAGGCAAAATAaggtatcatcaaaaaattcgaaacagAGTTTTTTATCGATTACGATTCTCCactacatattacatatgtatgtatcacaaattttaagcttctgcgaTCAGAAATACCCaagttatattaaaatttcaaaataacgtatgatcaacCGTGTAAAAATAACAgggtatttgtttttttataacgaatttagccttgatttattgtttatgtttactTTTATTGGGAAATGTTGATTTTCTTCTTTCAATCAAAGAAATCGTCGCCTGAAGCACATCGGGAACTCCAAAAAGTTTACGGAGGTGCTGCGATATTAACGACCGTCGCGTGAGGGAGGCTAAAAACCTTAGAAGACGGTGAGACGTTCCTTGATGACGTGTCAAACACAAGAAGTGATTGCTTCAGCATTGGAAGGTACCCGCCAAGCCATTTCAAGGCGACTACATGCACTGGGAATGATTCAGACACAAGGAACTTTTGGTTCAATACCAAAATGATTCTACATGAAAACACTCGACCTCACGTTGAAAAACCCGCTAAAACCTACCTGAAAACGCCTAAATGGGGAGTCCTATCTCACCTGTCATATTCTTCAGATATTGCACCGTCCAATTATTATTTCTTCCGTTCGATGACACAAGGTCTGGCTCAGAAGCAGTTCCACTTACGACATGGCTCGATTCTTGGATAGCATCACAAGATGAACAGTTTTAACGTAATACGTTACGTTCGGGCTTTGCCAGAAAGATGGGAAAAAGTTGTGACCAATGATGGGCAATACTTCAGATAATTCATTTGTAATCAAttctttacaataaaatttatttttctttaaaaaaagaaatttagttGCGCacctaatatataatattaacatACAAGGTGcgatccaaagtaaacaggactttttgaatctagcgccccctggtcgcgccatctatatgtcgactggtgcgttagaatctgctatctttatcgattgtccagtgagaattttatgacatttcataagttggaagtgaagttattgcgatttaagtgtcagtatgtttgtattatcgaTGCGAAAATGTGCTTccaacaaagagccaacataaaattttgttttaaaattggtcaaacttttaccgaaacgtttcaattgatgaaacaagtttatggcgatgattgcctatcccgtagcagagtgcacgagtggtttcaacgtttgcaaagtggtcgtgaggacataaatgacgatcaacatgtgggccaatcaaaatccgtgatcaccggaaattccatcgaaactgtgcgtgaattcatcaaaaatcagacgaaatcatcactgaaattcatggaaatggaattgaacatctccaaaacatcgatttatcgtattttgaccgaacatttgggtttacgaaaggtgtgtgcacagtttgttctgcacaaattgactgacg from Bactrocera tryoni isolate S06 chromosome 3, CSIRO_BtryS06_freeze2, whole genome shotgun sequence harbors:
- the LOC120771205 gene encoding solute carrier family 2, facilitated glucose transporter member 3-like isoform X2; this translates as MVSNIYNKTDKPQWSALLALVGFATTFGAAVPVGYCIGVINAPASLIKIWCNETLHHRYGSNLSASGLDLLWSSVVSIFLIGGAVGSLGGAKAANKFGRKGCLLISGGLFTLGAILFFFCRAAVSVEMLLLGRLIVGLGSGLTTAVLPMYLTEIAPLALRGTFGVLCSMGVTGGVVVGQVFSLRHIFGTEQLWHYALSFYIILVAVCYLPAYYFPESPKYLYIVRNDQELARSELRRLCKGPNAALVIKHEIDEMDAEMSTKVQTSSFFSVLKDPTLLLPLIIVCSFHGGQQLSGINAIFYYSVSIFKKAGLSTTDAEWANLGAGCLNLLVAFLGPMLMSKLNRRPLMMFSSGICSLFLFAIAFVLYYIDTSSWFPILCIVCIMGYIFFYQIGLGPIPYFIGSEIFEVAPRSVAMSMGSLSSWTCNFTVGMAFPSLQNAWGAFVFLPFSATCLLVFLLTKYYLPETRGRDPCEVAPLVAKGFRSKVK
- the LOC120771205 gene encoding solute carrier family 2, facilitated glucose transporter member 3-like isoform X1 — protein: MELHMTTQSEPLHRLDCEQQTRKFGVTHGTKVSLHEDSEVLKKPQWSALLALVGFATTFGAAVPVGYCIGVINAPASLIKIWCNETLHHRYGSNLSASGLDLLWSSVVSIFLIGGAVGSLGGAKAANKFGRKGCLLISGGLFTLGAILFFFCRAAVSVEMLLLGRLIVGLGSGLTTAVLPMYLTEIAPLALRGTFGVLCSMGVTGGVVVGQVFSLRHIFGTEQLWHYALSFYIILVAVCYLPAYYFPESPKYLYIVRNDQELARSELRRLCKGPNAALVIKHEIDEMDAEMSTKVQTSSFFSVLKDPTLLLPLIIVCSFHGGQQLSGINAIFYYSVSIFKKAGLSTTDAEWANLGAGCLNLLVAFLGPMLMSKLNRRPLMMFSSGICSLFLFAIAFVLYYIDTSSWFPILCIVCIMGYIFFYQIGLGPIPYFIGSEIFEVAPRSVAMSMGSLSSWTCNFTVGMAFPSLQNAWGAFVFLPFSATCLLVFLLTKYYLPETRGRDPCEVAPLVAKGFRSKVK